From a region of the Nitrospira sp. genome:
- a CDS encoding transposase — protein sequence MKPARPFAEICRQVGIAEQTFYTWKRKYAGLGLSELRELRQLREKNTKLKRLVADKKRRSICDSKACSYRSCSNCFLRLSKRRMIYTSATCKSVPSLTILYIST from the coding sequence TTGAAACCGGCACGACCCTTTGCCGAAATCTGTCGACAGGTCGGCATTGCCGAACAGACGTTCTATACATGGAAACGGAAATACGCCGGACTCGGCCTGAGCGAACTGCGGGAGCTCCGGCAACTGCGGGAGAAAAACACGAAACTGAAACGGCTGGTGGCCGACAAGAAACGGCGGTCGATTTGCGACTCGAAGGCGTGCAGTTACCGGAGTTGCTCGAATTGCTTCTTGCGATTGAGCAAGCGCCGTATGATTTACACGTCCGCCACCTGCAAATCCGTCCCAAGTTTGACAATCCTGTATATCTCGACGTGA
- a CDS encoding ATP-binding cassette domain-containing protein encodes MFDGGSELSIGEWQKVALARALLRDSQILVLDEPISAMDANAEVELFERFHELAQGRISILISHRLSMVKMADRIFVVDERQIVEQGTHDELMRRQGLYASLFLTQAQHYQ; translated from the coding sequence CTGTTCGATGGTGGGTCTGAACTGAGCATAGGGGAATGGCAGAAAGTGGCGCTTGCTCGAGCGTTACTGCGAGACTCGCAAATTCTCGTGCTCGATGAACCCATCAGTGCGATGGATGCCAACGCAGAGGTCGAGCTGTTCGAGCGGTTTCACGAACTGGCCCAAGGTCGTATATCCATATTGATCAGCCACCGCCTGTCGATGGTAAAAATGGCGGATCGGATCTTTGTTGTCGATGAGAGGCAAATCGTGGAACAAGGGACGCATGATGAACTGATGCGACGGCAAGGACTGTATGCCAGCCTCTTTCTGACCCAAGCCCAGCATTATCAGTGA
- the nhaD gene encoding sodium:proton antiporter NhaD — protein MNEHEMPNFVHHWTGYAALAVFVAAYLLVIVEESIDLRKSKPVMVAAGTIWILTAFAYGAQNQSHAAAEILRHNLLEYAELLLFLLSAMTFINTMSERNIFEALRTRLISFGLSLRSVFWLTGILAFFISPVADNLTTALVMGAVVMAIGAGNGRFIALGCINVVVAANAGGAFSPFGDITTLMVWQKGVVKFGEFFALFVPSLVNWLVPAAAMALTIPRDKPAATMEDVEVKHGSYLIVLLFVLTIAGTVVMHQFLQMPPFLGMMTGLGILKSYGHFIRRKELDEWTDIPVLDDENTGQRNGLLKPAIKPFDIFISMKRVEWDTLMFFYGIMLCVGGLGALGYLTVLSNLLYQDLGATSANILVGILSALIDNIPIMFAVLSMNPEMNLGQWLLVTLTVGVGGSLLSIGSAAGVALMGQARGIYTFRAHLKWTWAIALGYAASIGVHWVMNGHLLSFH, from the coding sequence ATGAATGAACATGAGATGCCGAACTTTGTACATCACTGGACGGGGTATGCGGCGCTGGCCGTGTTTGTTGCCGCCTATCTTCTGGTTATTGTCGAAGAGTCAATTGACCTTCGTAAATCCAAACCGGTCATGGTCGCGGCGGGCACGATCTGGATTTTAACGGCGTTTGCGTATGGCGCACAGAACCAATCCCATGCCGCTGCAGAAATCCTGCGGCATAACCTGCTCGAATATGCCGAGCTGCTGCTGTTCCTTCTCTCCGCCATGACCTTCATCAACACGATGAGCGAGCGCAACATCTTCGAGGCCTTGCGGACGCGTCTGATTTCGTTTGGATTGTCGCTGCGCAGCGTATTCTGGCTCACAGGTATCCTGGCGTTCTTCATCTCCCCCGTGGCCGATAATCTCACGACGGCTTTGGTGATGGGCGCGGTGGTCATGGCGATCGGCGCGGGCAACGGACGCTTCATCGCCTTGGGATGCATCAATGTGGTCGTGGCCGCCAATGCCGGCGGCGCGTTCAGCCCGTTCGGGGATATCACGACGCTGATGGTCTGGCAAAAAGGCGTGGTGAAATTTGGAGAGTTTTTCGCGCTCTTTGTTCCGTCACTCGTCAACTGGCTTGTGCCGGCAGCCGCAATGGCACTGACAATCCCGCGCGACAAGCCGGCAGCCACCATGGAGGATGTGGAGGTCAAGCATGGCAGCTATCTCATTGTTCTGTTGTTTGTACTCACCATCGCCGGCACCGTGGTGATGCACCAGTTTCTTCAGATGCCTCCGTTTCTCGGCATGATGACCGGACTGGGGATTCTTAAATCCTATGGGCATTTTATTCGGCGGAAGGAATTGGACGAATGGACGGACATTCCCGTGCTGGATGACGAGAATACGGGACAGAGGAATGGCTTATTGAAACCTGCCATAAAGCCGTTCGATATTTTCATCAGCATGAAACGCGTGGAATGGGACACGCTGATGTTCTTTTACGGCATCATGCTCTGCGTCGGCGGCCTTGGGGCGCTGGGCTATCTCACCGTGCTGTCCAATTTGCTGTATCAGGACCTGGGCGCGACGTCCGCCAATATCCTCGTGGGGATTCTGTCAGCCCTGATAGACAACATCCCCATCATGTTCGCCGTCTTGAGCATGAACCCAGAGATGAACCTCGGCCAGTGGCTTCTGGTCACGCTAACCGTCGGGGTTGGTGGGTCGCTTCTGTCCATAGGTTCGGCTGCCGGAGTAGCGCTTATGGGGCAAGCGCGGGGGATCTATACCTTCAGGGCGCACCTGAAATGGACTTGGGCGATTGCATTGGGCTATGCAGCCAGTATCGGCGTTCATTGGGTCATGAACGGGCACCTTCTGTCCTTCCACTGA
- a CDS encoding sodium:calcium antiporter, whose protein sequence is MTWGIFFLSALLIIAAGTKLSQYGDRIAEHSGLGRLWIGVVLLAGATSLPEVFTAVSAVLMDAPNLAVGDLFGAGLSNMLTLALIDVAYRQKRVWQQAALEQALIASLAVILTGLAGLLIVVKQPFFSLNIGLGTVAIALIYLLGMRVVFRQEGMRRRAEQLERVVEAEEAASDHPASRGALKRAVAGFALSSLGILVAAPLLAESAKEIAAETGISTTFIGTSLVAITTSLPELVTTFAAVRLGAFDLAVGNLFGSNAFNMAILLLADIAYRKGPLLGAVESTHAVTAFVGILLMSVGVMGIIYRAEKRFILIEPDSLLMIVGYVLGMWLLFRLGG, encoded by the coding sequence ATGACTTGGGGGATTTTTTTCTTAAGTGCACTCCTAATCATCGCTGCGGGAACAAAACTCTCCCAGTACGGCGACCGGATCGCCGAGCACTCCGGCCTTGGGCGATTGTGGATCGGGGTGGTGCTGCTAGCAGGAGCGACTTCGCTACCGGAAGTCTTCACGGCGGTCAGCGCCGTACTCATGGACGCGCCCAATCTTGCGGTTGGAGATCTGTTCGGGGCGGGGCTCAGCAATATGTTGACGCTGGCCCTAATCGACGTGGCCTATCGTCAGAAGCGAGTATGGCAACAGGCAGCCTTGGAACAGGCGCTGATCGCCAGTTTAGCCGTGATTCTGACCGGATTGGCCGGCCTGTTGATCGTAGTCAAGCAGCCCTTCTTCTCTTTAAATATCGGCCTGGGCACCGTCGCCATTGCCCTGATTTATCTTCTCGGCATGCGCGTCGTCTTTCGACAGGAAGGCATGCGGCGCCGAGCGGAACAACTCGAACGCGTGGTCGAAGCCGAGGAAGCCGCATCCGACCACCCAGCGTCGAGGGGTGCCTTGAAACGGGCTGTGGCGGGGTTTGCGTTGTCCAGCCTGGGCATCCTCGTGGCGGCTCCGTTGCTGGCCGAATCGGCCAAGGAGATTGCCGCAGAGACTGGGATCAGCACCACCTTCATCGGGACCTCGTTGGTCGCCATCACGACCTCGCTGCCGGAACTGGTCACGACGTTTGCAGCCGTGCGCTTAGGCGCGTTTGATCTGGCCGTGGGCAATCTATTCGGGAGCAATGCCTTCAATATGGCGATCCTCTTGCTGGCGGATATCGCATACCGGAAAGGCCCCTTGCTCGGCGCAGTCGAATCGACCCACGCTGTAACCGCCTTTGTAGGCATATTGCTGATGAGCGTCGGCGTGATGGGGATTATCTATCGAGCGGAAAAACGCTTCATACTCATTGAGCCGGACAGTCTCTTGATGATCGTGGGCTATGTGTTGGGGATGTGGCTGCTTTTTCGCTTGGGCGGTTAG
- a CDS encoding tyrosine-type recombinase/integrase, with translation MGLFKRGKVWWMDFRFHGTRFRRSTETSDKRLAATILAKVTTQIVEGKFFDRVEEQDHTFQEMMERYLTERSILKAPKSRVRDGSALKHLIPLFGEKLLVEVTPKSLVAYRTRRRSEEAATATINKELQLVRHAFNLAMREWEWCRTNPMHRVTLEPAHNKVDRWLTEQEEVRLFAASPPWLQEIIVFALNTGMRQAEILDLQWKDVDFVRGTLVVMKSKNHERRTIPLNNVVYALLLQKRADVEKNGSVFVTGQGNGVKARYLVRTFSKVRDRAGLTDFRFHDLRHTFASRLVQKGIDLYRVQLLLGHKTGVMTQRYAHHCPDSLRDGVKALEKPFAMDTNWSQQAPIAEGSVCNLLN, from the coding sequence ATGGGTCTCTTTAAAAGAGGAAAAGTTTGGTGGATGGATTTCAGATTTCACGGCACACGATTTCGGAGGTCAACGGAGACTTCGGACAAAAGGCTGGCTGCAACGATTCTCGCGAAGGTAACGACGCAGATCGTCGAAGGTAAGTTCTTCGACAGAGTTGAAGAGCAGGATCACACATTTCAGGAAATGATGGAACGGTATCTAACCGAACGCTCGATTTTGAAAGCCCCGAAAAGCCGTGTGCGTGATGGTTCGGCTCTCAAGCACCTGATTCCACTTTTCGGCGAGAAGCTACTTGTTGAGGTCACTCCTAAAAGTCTAGTCGCTTACAGAACTCGCCGACGCTCAGAGGAAGCTGCAACTGCCACGATCAACAAGGAACTGCAATTAGTGCGGCATGCCTTCAACTTGGCGATGCGAGAATGGGAATGGTGCCGAACCAATCCCATGCACAGGGTTACTCTTGAGCCAGCACATAACAAAGTCGATCGATGGTTGACGGAACAAGAAGAGGTGCGGCTGTTCGCTGCCTCTCCTCCTTGGCTTCAGGAGATTATCGTGTTTGCCTTGAACACGGGTATGAGGCAAGCCGAAATCCTCGACTTGCAGTGGAAAGATGTCGATTTTGTCCGGGGAACGCTGGTGGTGATGAAGAGCAAGAACCACGAACGCCGAACCATTCCGCTGAATAACGTGGTGTATGCCCTGCTCTTACAAAAACGAGCGGACGTTGAGAAAAATGGCTCGGTCTTCGTCACAGGTCAAGGGAATGGCGTGAAGGCGAGGTATCTGGTCCGGACCTTCAGCAAGGTTCGGGATCGAGCTGGTCTGACCGATTTTCGGTTCCATGACTTACGCCATACGTTTGCTAGCAGATTGGTGCAGAAGGGGATTGATCTTTATAGGGTGCAGCTGTTGTTGGGGCATAAGACAGGTGTAATGACACAGCGTTATGCCCATCACTGCCCTGATAGCCTACGCGACGGCGTCAAAGCCTTAGAGAAACCGTTTGCCATGGACACAAATTGGTCACAGCAAGCACCAATCGCGGAAGGATCGGTTTGTAACCTATTGAATTAG
- a CDS encoding helix-turn-helix domain-containing protein, with product MLLTIKDLAARLQVKDKTLYAWTAQGKIPALKINGVIRFEIDAIERWLQMCHMPTKCSSPSLKNGRTRSARDVDHLIERAKRAVYTSRGETRPIASPFREEDTNGSL from the coding sequence ATGCTTCTGACCATCAAAGACTTGGCCGCACGGCTTCAGGTGAAAGATAAAACCCTCTATGCTTGGACCGCTCAAGGGAAGATTCCGGCGCTGAAAATCAATGGGGTCATCCGGTTTGAGATCGATGCCATTGAGCGATGGCTGCAGATGTGTCACATGCCCACCAAATGTTCTTCTCCTTCTCTCAAGAACGGTCGCACAAGATCAGCCAGGGACGTAGATCACCTGATTGAGCGCGCTAAGCGCGCGGTCTATACTTCCCGCGGGGAAACCAGACCAATAGCGAGCCCATTCAGAGAGGAGGATACGAATGGGTCTCTTTAA
- the dndE gene encoding DNA sulfur modification protein DndE — protein MKLTKLRLTKDSSNRLRHLAGKTGLTPNLLCRLGFCLSLNEASLPNPAEYPEEDREFNRYTLLGEYDALFVALLRQRCYQENVDASELPEYFRAHVNRGITLLQGRVKGLPDLLSFVPETSSTT, from the coding sequence ATGAAACTCACTAAACTGCGATTGACGAAGGATTCCTCCAACCGCCTCAGACATCTCGCAGGCAAAACGGGTCTGACCCCCAACCTTCTATGCAGGCTAGGATTTTGCTTGTCTCTGAACGAAGCGTCTTTACCCAACCCTGCCGAGTATCCAGAAGAGGACCGTGAGTTTAATCGATACACATTGCTTGGAGAATACGATGCGTTATTCGTTGCCTTACTCCGGCAACGTTGTTACCAGGAGAATGTTGATGCTTCAGAACTTCCTGAGTATTTCCGTGCCCATGTAAATCGAGGAATCACCCTCCTTCAGGGCCGCGTGAAGGGATTACCAGACCTCCTTAGCTTCGTACCGGAAACCAGTTCAACTACTTAG
- the dndD gene encoding DNA sulfur modification protein DndD: MKNKLRRQVTELVNEPLEMESAFHDEPIHPISTTERRQILSWIQQAKTEVPIFLQAMRMQLESFHRDLTKVEVSLKKIPADEVIKPLVEELNQLHHRFSELDRQAKTIEQESAAAEIRLAEVTRLYQKQLATFAERDSVKSRTRLASKVQAVLSEYQTALLERKVLELQDAVTRSFNALCRKKDSLRRVTIDPKDFSVTLYDKQGRPLPKSQLSAGEKQIYAVSMLWALGKISGRPLPIMIDTPLGRLDSDHRKLLVKEYFPAASHQVIILSTDTEIDQTYFSDLKKAVTQAYSLEFDPVEYSTKISKGYWWSGNDETH; this comes from the coding sequence ATGAAAAACAAGCTTCGTCGGCAGGTGACCGAATTAGTAAATGAACCGCTGGAAATGGAGTCAGCGTTCCATGATGAACCGATTCATCCCATTTCTACCACGGAACGGCGTCAGATTCTGTCATGGATTCAGCAGGCAAAGACGGAGGTTCCAATATTTCTCCAGGCCATGAGAATGCAGCTAGAGTCCTTTCATAGAGATCTCACCAAGGTGGAAGTCTCACTAAAGAAGATCCCTGCCGACGAGGTCATTAAGCCGCTTGTTGAAGAGCTGAATCAGTTGCACCACCGGTTCTCTGAATTGGACCGCCAAGCGAAAACAATTGAGCAAGAGAGCGCGGCCGCAGAGATCAGACTGGCCGAAGTGACCCGCCTCTATCAAAAGCAACTTGCAACATTTGCGGAGCGTGATTCTGTAAAGTCTCGGACAAGGCTGGCATCAAAAGTACAAGCCGTCCTATCTGAATACCAAACGGCATTGCTCGAGAGGAAGGTGCTGGAACTGCAGGATGCCGTGACCAGGTCGTTCAATGCGCTTTGTCGCAAAAAGGACTCTCTACGCCGTGTAACTATCGACCCCAAGGACTTCTCCGTGACCCTGTACGACAAGCAAGGGCGGCCTCTCCCAAAATCTCAACTCTCGGCTGGCGAAAAGCAAATCTATGCGGTCTCAATGCTGTGGGCCCTTGGCAAGATTTCAGGGCGTCCTCTACCGATTATGATTGATACTCCCCTCGGACGATTGGATAGTGATCATCGGAAATTGTTGGTAAAGGAATATTTCCCAGCTGCGAGTCACCAGGTCATCATCCTTTCGACAGATACGGAGATTGATCAGACGTACTTTTCTGATCTCAAAAAGGCGGTAACACAGGCTTATAGCCTTGAGTTTGATCCAGTCGAATACAGCACGAAGATTTCGAAGGGGTACTGGTGGAGCGGGAACGATGAAACTCACTAA
- a CDS encoding transposase, with protein MPLPPPRSTSGPCRRGGLNFKGSRIGCRKLDITEQSYYRWKKEYGGLRVDQAKRLTRLEQENTRLERLVADRWTIAFPKR; from the coding sequence ATGCCATTGCCACCTCCTCGGTCCACATCAGGACCTTGTCGTAGAGGTGGTCTCAATTTCAAGGGGAGCAGGATAGGCTGCCGCAAACTGGATATCACTGAGCAGTCCTACTATCGCTGGAAGAAGGAGTACGGTGGGTTGCGCGTGGATCAGGCTAAACGATTAACACGCCTGGAACAGGAGAATACCCGACTAGAGCGTCTCGTGGCAGATCGGTGGACGATCGCATTCCCAAAGAGGTAG
- a CDS encoding IS3 family transposase, with amino-acid sequence MRSTLPDVSERRSSRVLGVSRAGLHRIDGSEARRPAADPPWTERLRQWIQQHPTFGYRRLWVLLRFRDGLIVNRKAVYRVLKQQGWCMHQRASTPRPRVRGWVSRASQSDERWAMDVTHIPCGHDGWGHWAAVIDCHDREIIGYEFALRSRAKEAERAVEAACLARFGTLRPVGAPVLRSDNGLIFRSRRFRQACRDYRVQQEFITPYTPEQNGIIERFFRSLKEECVWQHTFQTFEEARQIIRDWGQWYNQERPHQALGYRSPVQYRAQQITEVA; translated from the coding sequence GTGAGAAGTACGCTGCCGGATGTCTCGGAGCGGCGGAGTAGCCGGGTGCTTGGTGTAAGCCGAGCCGGCCTGCATCGGATAGACGGGAGCGAGGCGCGACGCCCGGCGGCCGACCCGCCGTGGACCGAGCGGCTGCGCCAGTGGATTCAACAACATCCCACGTTTGGGTATCGACGGCTGTGGGTGCTGTTGCGATTCCGGGACGGGCTCATCGTCAATCGGAAGGCGGTGTATCGCGTGCTGAAGCAGCAGGGATGGTGTATGCACCAGCGCGCCTCCACCCCCCGCCCCCGGGTGCGGGGCTGGGTGAGCCGGGCCAGCCAGAGCGACGAACGATGGGCGATGGATGTGACGCATATTCCCTGTGGGCACGATGGCTGGGGGCATTGGGCGGCCGTGATCGATTGTCATGATCGGGAGATCATCGGGTACGAGTTTGCGCTCCGCAGTCGAGCGAAGGAGGCGGAGCGGGCGGTCGAAGCGGCCTGCCTTGCGCGGTTCGGGACGCTGCGTCCCGTGGGGGCGCCAGTCCTCCGCAGCGACAATGGCCTCATCTTCCGGAGCCGGCGCTTTCGACAGGCCTGTCGAGACTATCGAGTCCAGCAGGAATTCATTACGCCCTACACACCAGAGCAGAACGGGATCATTGAACGATTCTTTCGCAGTCTTAAAGAAGAGTGTGTCTGGCAGCACACGTTCCAGACGTTTGAGGAGGCGCGCCAGATCATTCGGGATTGGGGGCAGTGGTACAACCAGGAGCGGCCACATCAAGCCCTTGGATACCGAAGTCCCGTCCAATACCGGGCGCAACAAATAACCGAGGTGGCTTGA
- a CDS encoding patatin-like phospholipase family protein — protein MAKIAIALSGGGYRASLFGLGVLLYLVDAQKNREVTSIASVSGGSITNAYIAQIKGYQKRESLDFWESIRPLVHTIAHKTLWAAPLTWVYLLTVLSFFFAIVYGSFCGNDWNGLIQWLVFCGLLLPWGWLFQQRGVIAGRAFGSNLFSTCGKPIALNEIDHTIDHVLCSTHLNAGEHFYFSGRFVYSYRFGWGQPGCLPLHAAVQASAAFPGGFPPRWMRTRRFQFQGGEQQPDPIPSMVMLVDGGVYDNMADQWPSGVARRAKARPDLQLQIPDQLIVVNSSAGLSWSYLHLLKVPLIGEFLSLVRDISVMFDNAASLRMKELVQNFYHSEDLRGVLVNIAQSPFKIPRAFLKGETAEAQRARAVMEKLGDEKEWDRITREDMNVSTTLSKVGARASAQLMRHGYALAMVNCHVILNFPLHELPELQRFQQLAS, from the coding sequence ATGGCCAAAATTGCGATCGCGCTATCCGGAGGTGGCTATCGTGCCTCCCTATTTGGCCTAGGGGTGTTGCTTTATCTGGTTGATGCTCAAAAAAATCGAGAAGTCACCTCTATTGCCTCCGTGTCCGGTGGGTCTATTACTAATGCTTATATAGCCCAAATAAAAGGATACCAAAAGCGAGAAAGCCTGGATTTTTGGGAAAGCATAAGGCCTCTTGTACACACCATTGCTCACAAAACGCTCTGGGCCGCTCCCCTCACCTGGGTGTATCTGCTCACAGTGCTTAGTTTCTTCTTCGCAATCGTCTATGGAAGTTTTTGTGGGAACGACTGGAATGGCTTGATCCAGTGGTTGGTGTTTTGCGGACTGCTCCTACCTTGGGGCTGGCTTTTTCAACAACGAGGAGTCATAGCCGGCCGGGCCTTCGGATCGAATCTTTTCTCTACTTGTGGTAAGCCCATTGCATTAAATGAGATCGATCACACAATCGACCACGTGCTTTGTTCAACACATTTGAATGCTGGAGAGCATTTTTACTTTTCTGGACGATTTGTCTATTCGTATCGTTTTGGATGGGGGCAACCAGGATGTCTACCCCTCCATGCGGCTGTACAGGCTTCGGCTGCCTTCCCGGGAGGATTTCCTCCACGCTGGATGCGTACCCGACGGTTTCAATTTCAGGGAGGAGAACAGCAGCCTGATCCCATTCCCAGCATGGTCATGCTTGTGGATGGAGGAGTGTATGACAACATGGCGGACCAATGGCCGTCAGGGGTTGCGCGTCGTGCCAAGGCAAGGCCTGACCTACAACTTCAGATTCCCGATCAGCTCATCGTCGTCAATTCCTCCGCAGGCCTTAGCTGGTCGTATCTTCACTTGCTCAAGGTTCCCTTGATCGGCGAGTTTCTGTCTTTAGTGCGTGATATCAGTGTGATGTTTGATAATGCTGCGAGTCTACGGATGAAAGAATTGGTGCAAAACTTTTATCACTCCGAAGACTTAAGAGGGGTCTTGGTGAATATTGCACAAAGTCCCTTCAAAATCCCTCGAGCTTTTTTAAAAGGCGAGACTGCCGAAGCCCAGCGTGCACGTGCCGTCATGGAGAAATTAGGTGACGAAAAGGAGTGGGATCGAATAACGCGGGAAGACATGAATGTGTCGACTACTCTGAGTAAGGTGGGAGCAAGGGCGTCTGCCCAACTTATGCGGCATGGCTATGCGTTAGCGATGGTCAACTGTCATGTGATCTTGAATTTTCCGTTACACGAGTTGCCAGAATTGCAACGGTTCCAACAATTGGCTTCCTGA